Proteins found in one Acidobacteriota bacterium genomic segment:
- the infB gene encoding translation initiation factor IF-2, which produces MAGQKIRIYDLAKELKLDNKKVLDDARREGVDVSVPSNTVPADVADRIRAKYFPKKAMPTAGPRLVKVVKKEVAKSAEEAAVETRESEEPAVLQEVEVQPVEKPQEAAKPEPPKPTVRQLKARPQVAQTEPSESETIEPPEEEISTEQPERQPEIEQETVEESEPIETTAVEPVTSKPVPEPKPQGMQVRKLRPQPGARMQPPPTTAPTTSTTAPPPQRTTVTPIRTGYKRTDSRVGTGAVQARTQRADGTAATPVPPTTPGHKPLSVYVPQDTRPRKRSRKGKPAKGEFGHEEGKHLDLPSHLRKTQTAPLAKPKPVFTEFKSVKLVEGATVKDFAEKLELKPKDVVQELFKRRIIANINQTLNQDVAHNLGKEYGFEVSFVPFEELMLDTEEEKIIESGEETLVDRAPVVTVMGHVDHGKTSLLDAIRQTSVAEGEAGGITQHIGAYAVDVPDPDEPERTRKIVFLDTPGHEAFTMMRARGAKVTDVVVLVVAADDGVMPQTLEAIDHAKAAETKIIVAINKIDKPDANPDRVKQELSNRGLQWEGWGGDTVMVEVSAKKKQNLDALLEMIILSSDLLELKANPDRVASGTVLEAKLDKGRGPVATVLVQQGSLRIGDPFIVGEVFGRVRAMFDDRGRPAGEAGPSTPVEVLGLQGVPHAGDHFLVVQDATQAQHIANQRQMQARQAAIARTSARSLEQLFSDKTSDVKELQVILKGDVQGSVEAVRDNLLKLSTDRVQIRIIRSGVGAITESDVTLAAASSKDMNRASVIIGFNVRPQTRARELAEAEGVDIRLHTIIYKVEEELRNAMLGLLGPTKREVILGHAEVRQVFKVPKIGFIAGCSVTDGVIRRTMARILRDNVVIHEGKIESLRRVKDDVSEVRQGFECGISLERFQDIKLGDVIESYTTEEVAATEL; this is translated from the coding sequence ATGGCAGGGCAAAAGATTAGAATTTACGACCTGGCTAAAGAATTAAAGCTGGACAACAAAAAGGTGCTTGACGACGCCCGTCGTGAAGGCGTGGATGTCAGTGTGCCTTCAAACACTGTCCCTGCGGATGTAGCAGACCGCATTCGAGCCAAATATTTTCCGAAAAAGGCCATGCCAACCGCTGGCCCGCGTTTGGTCAAAGTCGTTAAAAAAGAAGTGGCAAAATCGGCTGAAGAAGCTGCGGTCGAAACCAGAGAATCCGAAGAGCCAGCGGTTCTTCAAGAAGTTGAGGTTCAACCGGTAGAAAAACCTCAGGAAGCAGCAAAACCCGAACCGCCGAAACCCACCGTTCGCCAGCTTAAAGCGCGCCCACAAGTGGCGCAAACCGAACCCTCGGAAAGCGAAACGATTGAACCACCCGAAGAAGAAATTTCGACTGAGCAACCTGAACGGCAACCCGAAATTGAACAAGAAACGGTTGAGGAGAGCGAACCTATCGAAACAACAGCTGTAGAACCCGTAACCAGTAAACCTGTCCCTGAACCCAAACCGCAGGGAATGCAGGTGCGTAAACTTCGTCCGCAACCGGGCGCGCGCATGCAACCGCCGCCAACGACTGCGCCGACCACCTCTACAACAGCGCCGCCGCCACAAAGAACGACGGTGACGCCTATCCGAACCGGTTATAAACGAACCGATTCGCGGGTCGGCACAGGAGCCGTTCAGGCAAGAACCCAAAGAGCCGATGGAACTGCGGCAACCCCTGTGCCGCCAACCACACCCGGTCATAAACCGCTATCGGTTTATGTGCCGCAGGACACCAGACCGCGCAAACGCTCGCGCAAAGGCAAGCCGGCGAAAGGTGAGTTCGGGCATGAAGAGGGCAAACATTTAGATTTGCCGTCACATCTTCGCAAAACCCAAACCGCGCCACTCGCTAAACCCAAACCGGTATTTACGGAATTCAAATCGGTCAAACTGGTCGAAGGCGCAACCGTGAAAGATTTTGCCGAAAAACTGGAATTGAAACCCAAAGATGTGGTGCAGGAATTATTCAAACGCCGCATCATCGCCAATATCAATCAGACGTTAAATCAGGATGTCGCGCACAACCTCGGCAAAGAGTATGGATTCGAGGTCAGTTTCGTTCCCTTTGAAGAGTTGATGCTCGACACCGAAGAAGAAAAAATTATTGAATCGGGCGAAGAAACCCTGGTTGACCGCGCCCCGGTGGTCACGGTTATGGGACACGTTGACCACGGCAAAACCTCTCTGCTTGATGCGATTCGTCAAACCAGCGTAGCCGAAGGTGAAGCCGGTGGGATCACCCAGCACATCGGCGCTTACGCCGTTGATGTTCCTGACCCGGATGAACCGGAAAGAACCCGCAAGATTGTTTTTCTCGATACGCCCGGTCACGAAGCGTTTACCATGATGCGCGCGCGCGGCGCGAAAGTCACCGATGTGGTGGTTCTCGTCGTTGCCGCCGATGACGGGGTGATGCCGCAAACCCTCGAAGCCATTGACCACGCCAAGGCTGCCGAAACCAAAATCATTGTCGCGATTAACAAGATTGATAAACCCGATGCCAATCCCGACAGAGTTAAACAGGAACTTTCCAACCGCGGCTTGCAATGGGAAGGCTGGGGCGGCGACACGGTTATGGTCGAAGTTTCCGCAAAGAAGAAACAGAACCTCGACGCGTTGCTGGAAATGATTATTCTGTCGTCGGATTTGCTCGAACTCAAAGCCAATCCTGACCGCGTCGCTTCGGGCACTGTGCTTGAAGCCAAACTCGATAAAGGGCGTGGTCCCGTAGCCACCGTGCTCGTTCAACAAGGCTCTTTGCGCATCGGCGACCCGTTCATTGTCGGTGAAGTGTTTGGTCGCGTCCGGGCGATGTTTGACGACCGGGGTCGTCCGGCTGGCGAAGCTGGTCCCTCAACCCCTGTTGAAGTGTTAGGTCTGCAAGGGGTGCCGCACGCCGGCGATCATTTCCTCGTCGTGCAGGATGCCACGCAAGCTCAGCACATCGCCAATCAACGCCAGATGCAAGCCCGGCAAGCGGCAATCGCGCGAACCTCGGCGCGTAGCCTTGAACAGTTATTCTCGGACAAGACTTCCGATGTCAAAGAATTGCAGGTCATCCTCAAAGGCGACGTGCAAGGTTCCGTCGAAGCGGTGCGCGATAATTTACTCAAGCTGTCGACCGACCGCGTACAGATTCGCATTATTCGGTCGGGCGTCGGCGCAATTACCGAATCGGACGTCACGCTTGCCGCCGCGTCATCGAAAGATATGAACCGCGCTTCGGTGATTATCGGATTTAATGTTCGCCCGCAAACCCGGGCGCGTGAACTGGCGGAAGCCGAAGGCGTCGATATTCGTCTGCACACCATCATCTACAAAGTCGAAGAAGAATTGCGCAATGCCATGCTTGGGTTACTGGGCCCGACGAAACGCGAAGTTATTCTCGGTCATGCGGAAGTGCGTCAGGTCTTCAAAGTGCCGAAGATTGGCTTTATTGCCGGTTGTTCGGTAACCGATGGCGTCATTCGTCGGACGATGGCAAGAATCCTGCGCGATAACGTGGTCATTCACGAAGGCAAAATCGAATCCCTTCGGCGCGTCAAAGACGATGTCAGCGAAGTTCGCCAGGGCTTTGAATGCGGTATCAGTTTAGAGCGATTTCAGGATATTAAACTCGGTGATGTGATTGAATCCTATACCACGGAAGAGGTCGCGGCGACCGAGTTATAA
- the nusA gene encoding transcription termination factor NusA: MATSLNQTIEILSKEKNIDPHVIISAIEDAVMSAARKQFKTGEELRARFNDETGEVDLFALMTVVEEVTNPATEISLADVEEMGVEGAEVGDQLEFPKPTESLGRIAAQTAKQILVQKVREAERNNVYDEYIERVGELVHGFVKRFEGGRIIVDFGKIEAVLPKDQQSRAENFNQGERIRVVISNVSKDSKGPQVEVSRTSPELLKRLFEMEVPEIYDGTVQIKAAVREAGDRAKIAVVSTERDVDPVGACVGMKGSRVQAIIRELRGERIDIIEWSEDPAIFAANALSPAKVSKVEINSFEDKHLTVTVSDDQLSLAIGKRGQNVRLAAKLVGWHIDIRSAEEAARMAAAQLEAVMSGGEANLLEIRESLALDQITTERLHERGIETIEDLANLSVDDLVEIIDLSFDQATEVIERANRLLAQKHAREVKAANDADEVAAEAQATDEVEETATATQATDEEEVPTGESDEATESGATEPVTAGAETVAAGDEVAEAAERAVATSESEATSQQADANSDDEITQPIEESDEAEVEPTVETSADGTESLESAAQEATQEAATDTDAEPAISATPTEATAGETDTENATHTEDAETHKSSE; the protein is encoded by the coding sequence ATGGCAACAAGTTTGAATCAAACCATTGAAATTTTAAGTAAAGAAAAAAATATTGACCCACATGTCATTATCTCGGCAATCGAGGACGCGGTGATGAGCGCCGCGCGTAAACAGTTCAAAACCGGCGAAGAGTTGCGCGCGCGCTTTAACGATGAGACCGGCGAAGTGGATTTGTTCGCGCTGATGACCGTGGTTGAAGAGGTCACCAATCCGGCTACGGAAATTTCGCTTGCCGATGTTGAAGAGATGGGCGTTGAAGGCGCAGAAGTCGGCGACCAGTTGGAATTCCCTAAACCGACCGAAAGTCTCGGACGCATCGCCGCCCAAACCGCCAAACAGATTCTCGTGCAAAAAGTCCGCGAAGCTGAACGCAATAACGTTTATGACGAATACATCGAGCGCGTCGGCGAGTTGGTACACGGCTTTGTCAAACGCTTTGAGGGCGGACGCATCATTGTCGATTTCGGCAAAATCGAAGCCGTGTTGCCGAAAGATCAACAATCACGCGCCGAAAATTTCAATCAGGGTGAGCGCATCCGCGTGGTCATCAGCAATGTATCGAAAGATTCAAAAGGTCCACAGGTTGAAGTTTCGCGCACCTCGCCTGAACTTTTAAAAAGATTATTTGAAATGGAAGTGCCGGAAATTTATGACGGCACGGTGCAAATCAAAGCGGCGGTTCGCGAAGCCGGTGACCGCGCCAAAATCGCCGTCGTGTCAACCGAACGCGACGTTGACCCGGTGGGCGCTTGTGTCGGTATGAAAGGCTCGCGCGTGCAGGCTATCATCCGTGAACTCAGAGGCGAACGCATAGACATCATCGAATGGAGCGAAGACCCGGCGATTTTCGCCGCCAATGCGTTGTCACCTGCGAAAGTTTCCAAAGTCGAAATCAACAGCTTTGAAGACAAACACCTGACGGTTACGGTTTCCGATGACCAACTGTCACTGGCAATCGGCAAACGCGGGCAAAACGTGCGACTTGCCGCCAAACTGGTCGGCTGGCACATCGACATTCGCAGCGCCGAAGAGGCTGCGCGCATGGCGGCGGCACAACTCGAAGCGGTGATGTCGGGCGGCGAAGCCAACTTGCTTGAAATTCGCGAAAGTCTGGCGCTTGACCAGATTACCACCGAGCGCTTGCACGAACGCGGCATTGAAACGATTGAAGACTTAGCCAACCTTTCGGTTGACGATCTGGTAGAAATCATCGACCTCAGCTTTGACCAGGCAACCGAAGTCATCGAACGCGCCAATCGCTTGCTCGCGCAAAAACATGCCAGAGAGGTCAAAGCGGCAAATGACGCTGACGAAGTTGCCGCAGAGGCGCAAGCGACAGATGAGGTTGAAGAGACCGCCACAGCAACCCAGGCAACGGATGAGGAAGAAGTTCCCACTGGCGAAAGCGATGAGGCTACCGAAAGCGGCGCGACAGAGCCTGTAACGGCGGGCGCAGAAACTGTTGCAGCAGGTGATGAAGTCGCGGAAGCGGCAGAGCGCGCCGTAGCAACTTCTGAAAGTGAAGCAACGTCTCAACAAGCGGACGCAAATTCGGATGATGAAATCACCCAACCTATTGAGGAAAGTGATGAAGCGGAAGTTGAACCAACGGTTGAAACCTCTGCTGATGGGACGGAAAGCTTAGAAAGCGCCGCCCAAGAGGCAACTCAGGAAGCGGCGACGGACACTGATGCCGAACCGGCGATTTCTGCAACCCCGACCGAAGCGACAGCAGGCGAAACGGATACTGAAAACGCTACGCATACAGAAGACGCGGAGACTCACAAAAGCTCCGAGTAA